GACATTTCCTCCACGCTAGCAACGACCATCTTATGGTGGCCGTCCGGAAAATGGACGTGGACTTCGAGCTTGGTGTGTAAGGCAAATTGCTGCAATACGGGCGCCGGGTGCTGACCAATAGCTAGCACGCCCAAACCGGTCAGGCGGTAGCTCTCTGCTACGGTAAGTAAAAGTTGGGACGTCATACGCAGTTAGGATTCCTTGATCTGTACCAGCTTTTCCGGCCGAATGGGCAGCGACCGAATACGCTTACCACAGGCTTGAAACACAGCATTGGCCAGGGCAGCGGCCGTTGGCCCTTGGGCAGCCTCACCCGCGCCGAGGGGCTTTTCCGTAGGCCGATCAATGATAGATACCGTCACGGCGGGCACTTCGTCGAAGCGGGAGATGGGATAGGTTTCCCACTGCCGACTTGTAACGTGCTGCTCGTTGAAGAGCACTTCCTCTTTCAGCGTCCAGCTGGAGGCCTGTATCATGCCGCCTTCCGTTTGGTTTTTCAGGCCGTCGGGATTGATCGTTTCGCCCGCGTCGATGGCGGCCCAAAGGTGCAGGGCGCGGATGGTGCCCATCTCTTCGGCCACGTGCACCTTAGCCACCACCGCGCAGTAGGCCGCCTGGTTTTTGTATTGGGCGAAGCCAAGGCCGAACCCCTCACCAGGGCCCAGCTTTTCGTTTTTAATCATCTCCCGCGTCCGTTGAATCACGGCTTTGGCGCGCTCATCCGTGAGGTGGCGCAGCCGAAACTCCCACGGATCCTGCCTGGCTTGCAAGGCCAATTCATCCATAAACGACTCCAGCGCAAACACATTTCCAAAAGCCCCCAGCCCCCGCAGCGCCGACACGCGCAGCGGTCCCTGCACGTAATGCGCATCGAGGCGTTGGTTGGGAATGGCATAAAGCGGCTCACCGTTGCGATAAATGGCACTGCTCACTTCCGTCGCTGGCGTTGGCAAGGCCGGCTGGGCCAGCAATTGGGCGGCCAGCAGCGACTCGGGTTTGCCCCCCGGCCGCGTGCTATGCGTATCCGACCAGATATTATTTTGCCAGTGCGTAATGCGTCCTTCTGAATCAAGCCGGGCGTCGAGCTGCATGAGCATGGCACTGCCGTAAGGCTCCCAGGCGTGCTCATCATCCCGCGACCATTGCAGGCGCACGTGGCGGCCGGGGTAGGCACGGGCTAGCAGCGCCGCGTCGGCGGCTACATCATCGGCGCCGTTGTGACCGTAGCAGCCTGAGCCCGGCACCGCCTTCACGTGAATACGCTCGGGGGGCATTTTTAGCAACGCAGCCAGGGTGTTGCGCAGCGGATAAACACCTTGGCTATGTGTCCAAATGTGTAAATTGTCTTCTTGATCAAACAGTGCCACCGCGCAGCTTGGGCCCACAGACGCGTGCATGAGGTAGGGCTTAAAGTAGAGCGCACTAAGTGATGCGGCGGTAGGAGCAGAGCCGGCAGTTGTCGTATCAAAGCCGCTCATGTCACCCTTGTTTACGGCGCGTTTGGTAATGGCCGGTAGGGTAGTGAGTAACTCCGGAAGGGCTTGTTTGGTGGGAAGTGCTGGGCCGTTGGTCCACTGGGCGTGCTGGATGCCGTAGTCCTGAGCCCGCTTGGCTTGGTACTCTTTTTCAGCAATAAACCCCACGAAACTACCGTCAACCACAGTTTTGAGCAAACCTGGTATCTGCCGCTGCATTTCGGCGGTGTCCAGCTTAGCTAATTGCCCTCCATAGGAAGTTGGGCGCAGCACGCGGGCGTGTACCATGCCCGGAAAGCGCAAGTCTTGCACGTATACTGGTTCGGCCCGCACCATGCGCTCGATTTCGTCGCGTCGTACTGGTTTGCCTACATGCTGGTACTCACTTTTCGCTTTAAGCTGGACTGGTAGTTTTACTTCGCCTTGTAGCTGTTGCTCTTTTAACAATTGGGTAAATGAGAGCTGGCGCTTTCCATCGGTGGTGCGAATCATACCATCAGCAAGACGGAGCTGGCTTGCTTTTACTCGGAGCTGACGGGCAGCTAAGCCAAACAATTGTTGTCGGGCGGCGGCGGCGGCGTAGCGAATGCTCATGCCACTAGTCTCGATGGAGGCGCTGCCCGATGTATAGCGCTCGTCGGGGGTGCGGCCGGTTTCGGCCAACACTACTTCTACACGCTCCATGGGCATATTTAGCTCTTCGGCGGCAATTTGAGCCACGGCTGTGCGGATGCCCTGACCAATTTCGGTTTTGCCGGTAAGCACCCGCACGCGACCATCGGCCAGCACTTCCAACCAGGCATTGATACGCGGATTTTTAGCCAGACTTTCCGGCAACTCGTCCGCTACTACGCTTTCACCCGCCAACACGTCAGCCCCACTGCCCAGCACAAAGGCAATGGTCAGGCAGCCGACGCTTTTTATAAAATCGCGGCGCGAAGGAGATAGTTGGGATGGGTATTGCGCTGTCATATATACAAATGGATAAAGCCTGTATTTCTAAGATTTCATCGAATCTGCGGCCTTTTTGATAGCGGCCAAGGCCCGCGAGTGCACGCCGCAACGACACAGCACCCGAAATAAGGCATTGCGAATCGTCTGGTCATCGGGCTTGGGGTGCACCGTCAGCAAAGCCACCGCCGACATGACCATCCCATTTAGGCAATAGCCGCACTGGGCCGCCTGCTCATCCACAAAGGCCTGCTGAACGGGATGGAGGCTGCCGTCGGGGCGGGTAAGGCCTTCCAGAGTAGTAATGGCCGCGTTCTGCACGTTAGCTACCGGCAACTGACAGCTGGGCCAGGCAACGGTATCGAGTAAGACCATGCAGGAGCCGCACTGCTGCAAGCCGCAGCCAAACTTGGGCCCGTTCAGGCCCAGATCGTCGCGCAAGACATACAGCAGGGGCGTGGCCGGATCGACGCGCACGGTGCGCGCCTGGCCGTTGACGTGTAGAGTGAATTCGGCTTCCATACTCGAGGCGTTTCCAGGAAATACTCCGACCAGCGGAAAAAGGATATGCCAGAAAGCTCGACTGTTGCCGTGGCGCTTCAGTAGTTTGACTTGGTCCCAGCCTTATTTCGCCGAAAAAAGCCCCCTAGCTCAGGGTTTTGGCAAATCAGCTCAGGCGGCTGGGGTAGGATCTGACCAAAATCTTGCTACCAACTTCCCCTCAACGGCGCGCGTACGTCAAAGCTTATCATATCTCACCATAATCGTAACGCTATGAATCCTACCCAACTGAGCGACGAGCTCCGCAACGCCGACACCCCCGACTTGAACCGCCGCCGCTGGATTGTCGGCCTCTCTATGCTGGGCGCTGCCGCTGGGCAAATTGTGGGACTTTATCAAACCGGCATCATCAAAACCCTGCCCGATCCGCCGTCCGGGGGGCTTTTTAACTCGCCCAAAGTCGACGCCTCCGACTACGCCTACAAGCGCTTCGACACGCCCGATGCCCTGATGATGATCGTGAGCTACGGTATCACGGCTTGGCTGGCGGGCGCGGGGGGCAAAAATCGGGCAACGCAGGTTCCCGCTTTACCAATTGCTATGGGCCTCAAAACGCTGGGTGACACGCTGACGGCCGTAAAGCTTGGGCAGGAAGAATGGGCCGAGAATAAGGCGCTGTGCTTTTACTGTCAGGTCGCTACCGTGGCCTCGGTAGCGTCGGTGGCCTTGGCGGTGCCGGAGGTTATAAGGGCGGTCAAAGCGTTTGGCGGCAGCAATGGCAGGGCTCAGCCTGCTTAACCAGAATACAGTAGCGACTAGTGCCAGCCGAATACTTGATTGATGCGCAGACCCCTCCGACGTAATGTTGTCCGCTCGCGGCGCGCTATACGTAGCGTGGTTCAGCTTACCCCGGCACCCTGGCGGTGGCAGGTAGGGCTAGAGGCCGGACTGGCGCTCGGCTTACCGCTAGGGCTGTTTACAGTCATTGGCCAGCTGGGCTGGGGATTGCAGGCCGCGCTTGGAGCTTTTACGGCCCTTTACGGAGCCAGCCTCAGCCGCCGCGACCGCCTGCACCTGCTGCCGCTGGTGGCGGCGGGCCTGGTGTTGGCGGCAGCGCTTGGGGTAGCATGCTCGGGCAATGTGTGGCTGACCAGCGCGTGCCTGATCATCGTGAGTGCCGTGGCGTGCACGCTGGCCCTGGGCGTGCGGCTCGGCCCTCCCGGCCCCATGATGTTTGTGTTGGTAGCGGCCGTAAGCAGTCACTTAGCTATGCCTAAAGTGCTAGGGGGCGTGGGGCTGCCCGGTCTGCCGCTTATCGGATTGGTCGCGGTGGGCTCTTTTCTGGCGTATCTGGTTGTGGTTCTGCCTTTGCTGTGGCCTTCGGTGCGGCAGCGCAATGGTTCGCCCACGGGACTGCGTACGCTGTTTCCTCGCCTTCACCTCGATGCCGATACGGTAGTCCTGACGGTGCGGATAGTGGTGGCCGTGGCAGTGGCCACCCTCGTCAGTCGCCCGCTGGGGCTTACCGGTCGTACTGGGTGGTGCTGTCGGCGGTGGCCGTGCTACAATCGAGCCCCACGCGACGGCTGACTGCCATCCGGGCGGTGCAGCGCGTGGGGGGCACGCTGATCGGCATTGGCGTATTTGAGTTGATGGCCTTGGCTGAGCCTTCGGGCCTGGGGTTGGTGGCGCTGCTCGTGCTACTACAAGCGGCAACGGAAGTGGTGGTAGCCCGCAACTATGCGCTGGCCCTGCTCTTTATTACCCCGCTGGCCCTAATGAACTCCACGGCCGGGCATGTAGGCAGCTCCTTAGTACCAGTGGAAGGACGCATGCTGGATACGCTGCTGGGAGCGGGCATCGCGCTGGCAGTATTCGGGGTGGGCGAAGGGCTGCAACACCTTTATGTCAAAAGGTTACACGCAAACCGCAAGGCATCGGAAGTACACCTGTAGCCACAAAAAAGCCCCCAGAAAGTACTGGGGGGCTTTTTTGTGAGAATGAAAGCCAGCTTTAAACCGCTTTTTTACAAACGATAAAGTTGGAGAGACCAGGAATGGTAATTCCGAGCTTCTTGATCAGATACGTGATTTTAAAATCCATTAATAACACCCCTTTAATCAGATTGTCTTTCACCGGATTTTCTTGCCAAGCGCCAATTCCTTTGGCGGAGTCGGGCTTGGTCTTCTTTTCCAGAAGCACCTGAATAAAGCGTGGCAGCAGCAGTGACGTGAAGAAATAGCCTTTCTCCACCACGCGTAGATTCGACTGCGTGACGGCCTTTTGCAGACTGTCGTTGGTATAGCGCCGGTAGTGTTTCAGGAATACATCGTGCGCGCAGAACAGCGACTGGAATGCCGGCACAGTGATGAAAAACTGGGTGTTGGGGGTGATGCAAGAACTCGACTGCAGGTAGCGCAGGAAAGCAACATCGTCGCTGATGTGCTCAATAACGTCGAGCAGCAACACTACATCGGCCGGAACGGGCAGACTGGCGGCAGCGTCATCGAGCGACTGAAACACGCGGATGGGAGTATTGGCCTTGGCAAAACGGGCGGTGTATTCCTCTAGCATTTGCTCGGTGAAGGCTGTATCTACGGCTACAAAGCTGGTGAGGGGAAGCTTTTTGGATAGCTGCTCAATAAGGTAAGTATCGCCGCAGCCGACGTCCAGAATCGTTATTTTCTGGGTTGTAATAGTCGGAATATGCTCTTTTAATAACTGCACAACGACTTCAATACGAGCTAGCTCCCACGGGTGGCGGCCAGTTACTTGATAGTCGGTTAATTGTGCTTCGGTTAAATCCATCGGTGCTACTGGTTTCCTGATTGAACTGGCGGTAAAAGGCGTGCAAGATAGCTAATAGGCCAGAACCCAACCGCCAACGCCCGTTCCGGTGGAATCAGGCTATGCTTCCGTAGCTTCGCTGTGCAGGGCCTCAACCGGCTTGGGGGCGGCCGGGGCTACGTAGTTTCTCAACGAGCGCATCACGAATATGGTGCTGATCACCGTGAGCACGGCCCCGGTCAGAAACGCGGCCCCCGGAAAGTGCACCGGCGCCTGCGGCCCGCTGAAATAGGAGAACAGGTTGGTCATGAGGGGCGGGCCGACAATGGACGTGGCGCTAACCAAACTGGTGAGGGCGCCCTGCAATTCGCCCTGCTCATTGGCCGGCACCTGCCCCGACATAATGCCCTGCAAGGCCGGCACCGCAATGCCTCCTAAGCTGTAGGGCACCAGAAAAGCGAACATCATCCAGCCCTTCGAGGCAAACGCAAACAGAGTAAAACCAATGGCATACAGCGTCATGCCCACCAGCACCGAACGCTTGGCTCCCAATCGTGGATTGATAACCCGAATGAGCAAGCCTTGCACCAGCGCCGTCATCAGACCCACGGCCCCGAGGGAGTAGCCAACCCACTTTTCATTCCACCCAAACTTATACATGGTGTAGTACGACCAAGTGCTTTGAGTAGCGTGGGCCGCGATGTAAAGTAGGAGCATAGAGCCCACCAGCCCCAGAATAACCGGGTAGCGCTGCAGCTGCTTCAAAGAGCCCACCGCATTGGCCCGCTTCCAGTCAAAGGGCCGCCGGTTTTCCTTGGCCAATGATTCGGGGAGGACAAAATAGCCATAGAGCCAGTTGAGCAAAGTGAGGCCAGCGGCCGCAATAAACGGCACCCGTGGGCCATATTGGCCCAGCAAGCCGCCAATCACCGGCCCAATGATGAAGCCCAGGCCAAAGGCGGCGCCAATCATCCCGAAGTTCTGCGCCCGCTTCTCTGGGGGGCTAATATCGGCGATGTAGGCGGAGGCCGTGGTGAAGCTGGCGCCGGTAATGCCCGCAATAATGCGCCCCACGAACAGCCAGCCCACGGTGGGCGCAAAGGCCAGAAACAGGTAATCGAGCCCAAATCCGAACAGGGCAAACAGCAACACTGGCCGCCTTCCGTACTGGTCGCTAAGGTTGCCGAGCACCGGCGAAAACAGGAACTGCATCCCGGCAAAGGCAAATAGCATCCAGCCGCCGTACTGCGCCGCCTCACTCAGGGTACCGCCAATCAGCTCCCGGATCAGCGTGGGCAGCACCGGAATAATGATGCCGAACCCGATAACGTCCAGCAGCAGCGTAATGAAAATGAAGCCAAGCGCGGCTTTGCGGTTTTCGGCCATTGGAAGCTTTTTTAGGGGTGAGCAACAAGAAAACCTAACGCCCAAATAACGCCATTAATTGCTAAATATAATAGTAATGATACTAAATTAAATGGAAAGCGCTTGTGGGCTTAAAAGACAATAACCTCCTCCGAATCAAAGTAATAGAGCACGTGCTGAATGTCTTGGTAGCCGAGCTGCTGAAAAAGCCCCCCGTACTGCTGCAGCAGGCGGCGGTGCTGGGGCTCGGGCGGCGGAATGCGGAAATCGAGCAGGGTTACGCGGCCAGGCGCGGGCCCCACGGTGGGCTCAAACACGATGCGGTCGGGTTTATACTCCTGCCGCGGCACGCCGCCCACCAGGATTTCCCGCTCCGTCTCAGCCGATACTTCGCGGCTAAAATAATGGGCAAGCTGCGGGTTCTGAACCGTCCGGCTAAGAAGGGTCAGCAGGGCAGGGCGCTCCTTTGTGCTGACCAAGCCTTCGGCCACGAGGTGCGTAGCCACGCGCTCTACATCGGACGCCAGAATCGTGCGGCGTAGAGCGTAGTGGAGCTTGCGACTCCATTCGCGCTGTATCTGCTGGTCGTCGAAATCAAAAACCGTATTCGCGTGCCGACGCAAGCGCAGGCGCTCCTCCCAAGGCGTGCTGGTCAGGTTGTGCAGAGGCCAATTGCTGGTCGTGGCAGTGGCGTTTTTGAGCGACGGCACCCGGTGCTGAGCGTCGGCCAGTACGTAGGCGGTTCGCTCATCGTCCCACTGCTCGGTGCTCAGCAAGTAGCGGTGCAATAGCTCAGCTATGGTCTTGGCTTGGTCGCTGGGGGGCGTTTCTGCTTCGGCGGCGCGCGACGCACTGCTTTTGGTAGGCTTCGGACGGCGGCTGATGGCGTACAGGCGGTGGCGTGGGCGGGTGAAGGCCACGTAGAGCATGTTTAAGCCTTCCAGAAAGGTTTTTTCCAACTCCTCGGTGTACTGATGGGCCAGCGGCGTGCGCACCAAAGCTTGCGTCTGGCTAACTACGGCGATAGGGGGCATTTCCGGTACGGGCTTTTCTTCCTCCGTCAACCGCCCCCAAAGCAAGGTGTTGCGGTGGGGCGTCAGGCTCCAGTCGGCGAAGGGCACGATGACCACGCCGTAGGCCAAGCCCTTGGCTTTATGCACCGTGGTAATAGTAATGGCGTCGCGTCCGGCGGGAGCATTGATGCTGAGGGAGCTTTTTTTCTGCTGCCAGTAAGTCAGGAAATTATTGAGGTTGTTGCCGAAGCGCAGGCTGAATTCCAGGGTTAGGTCGAGGAAGCGGAAGAGGTACTCGCTTTCGGCATTACGGCCCAGCAGCCCAAAGGTGCCAATGAGGCGCTCCGTCAGCTCATACAGGCCAAGGTTGCCGGTTTCGCGCTCCTGCACATCGTAGCCCAGGGCGCGCAGCTCGTCGAAAAAGGGGAGAGCCTTCTCGTCGTTGGCCAGCTCGGCAATATGGCGGGCGCGGGCTGGCGTGGGGGGCAAATGCCGCACAACTTTATCCACCAGCAGCAAGGCTTCCGCCCGCGCCAGCGTATCGGCCGGCTGGTTCAGCACCCGAAATACGGCCACCAGCAGATTCACGACCTCCGCAAACTCCAGCGACAACGAATCGGCCGAGATAATGGGGTAGCCGCGCTCCTTCAGAAACTTCGCGACCCGCCGGCTACTGTCGCGACGACGGCAGAGCACGGCAATATCCTGGAGGCGAAACCCATCTTCCAGGGCTTGCTCTACGAGCTGCAAGGTGAGGTACAGCGTGCTTTCCTCGTAATCGAGCAGATGAGTGGGCGGCAGGCCGGGGAGGGGTTCGTCGGAGTAAGTGCCCGTAGCAGGCGAGTAGCGGCGGGCGGGGGCTGCGTCTTCGGTGAAGAGTAGCTCAACGTGGCCTAGCGAGGCCTCACCCCCCGGCCCCCTCTCCCGCGGAGAGGGGGGAGCCTGACGACTGCAGTTGACTCGCAGGGGTAGGGCTTACTACGCGGGGAGGGAGTCCAGCGAGGGCTTCCTGAATAAGAGTTAATACCGTAGGTAAATCATTTAAAACTTGCGAGTTAGAAAAACGAAGTACTTTATATCCTAGCTGATTTAAATCATAAGTACGACCAGTGTCATATTCGGCTTGGTTAGCTTCGGTATGGACATCACCATCAACTTCTACCACCAGCATTTTGGCAATACACACAAAATCCACGATGAAGGAATTGACGACGTGTTGCCGCCGAAATTTCTCCCCCAGCTTTTGATTGCGCAGTGCCTGCCAGAGCACGTTTTCTGCTTGCGTTGGATTGGACCGCATCTCTTTAGCAAAAGCAGCAGTCTTCTCCCAGCCCTTTGAGTCAGCAGTAAACACGTACTCTCCAACTGCTCCCTCACCGCCTACCCGCTCAGAACTACTAGCATTAGTGATACCGTGAGAATTCGTTGAAGTCGTCGGGCTCCCCCCTCTCCGCGGGAGAGGGGGCCGGGGGGTGAGGCACCCCTTCGGGACTCACCTGCCAAAATTCCTCATCATAAATGCCCCCCACCAGAGGCAATCCCTCGTGGCCCTTGCTCACAAACTCAAAAAACGAGTTGTTAAACTCAATAATGGGCGCCGCCGACCGATAATTTACGTTCAGATTCTGCGGCTCCAAGGCCTGATCCAAGGTGAAATATCGATCCTCTAACAGCCCGCGCAACTCGTCGTCCGCCACGCGACCGTAGAGATACTCCGTCTCGTTCTTGTGCAAACGCAGAATCTGCTCCATCTCGCCGCCCCGCCAGCGGTAGATGGCCTGCTTGGCGTCACCCACGGCCAAGCTCAGGTTGCCAGTCGAAACCGCGTTTTCGACCAGCGGCAGCAGGTTGTTCCATTGCAGCACCGACGTATCCTGAAACTCATCGATGAGCAAATGCAGGTACCGCTCGCCCATGCGCTCGTAGAGAAACGGCACCGGCTCGCGCAACACGATGCTGGCAATGCGGCGGTTGAATTCGGCAATGAGCACCACGCCCCGCTCGCGGCTGAGCTGATCCACGGCCTTGCTCAGCTCGCTCAGCAGCGACACATGAAACAGGTAGGGCATCATGCCACTCACTAGCACATAATCGGGCAGGAGGGTGGCGCGCAGCGTTTCCAGCTCTACGAAGGCATCCGTCAGGTCGGACTTCACGGCGTCGACGCGCTGCTTGTCAGCGGCGGTTTTTACTTTGCCGCTGTACCATTTGTCCTGCTCCATGGTGGCGCGCACGTAGCTGTTGGCCTCCTTATCGGGCTGCAGGCGCTCGTCCCATTTGGTGAAGTAGCCGATAACGCCATTCTTGCCCTGGTATAAGTCGGCCTCGGTTACG
The window above is part of the Hymenobacter radiodurans genome. Proteins encoded here:
- a CDS encoding xanthine dehydrogenase family protein molybdopterin-binding subunit, producing MTAQYPSQLSPSRRDFIKSVGCLTIAFVLGSGADVLAGESVVADELPESLAKNPRINAWLEVLADGRVRVLTGKTEIGQGIRTAVAQIAAEELNMPMERVEVVLAETGRTPDERYTSGSASIETSGMSIRYAAAAARQQLFGLAARQLRVKASQLRLADGMIRTTDGKRQLSFTQLLKEQQLQGEVKLPVQLKAKSEYQHVGKPVRRDEIERMVRAEPVYVQDLRFPGMVHARVLRPTSYGGQLAKLDTAEMQRQIPGLLKTVVDGSFVGFIAEKEYQAKRAQDYGIQHAQWTNGPALPTKQALPELLTTLPAITKRAVNKGDMSGFDTTTAGSAPTAASLSALYFKPYLMHASVGPSCAVALFDQEDNLHIWTHSQGVYPLRNTLAALLKMPPERIHVKAVPGSGCYGHNGADDVAADAALLARAYPGRHVRLQWSRDDEHAWEPYGSAMLMQLDARLDSEGRITHWQNNIWSDTHSTRPGGKPESLLAAQLLAQPALPTPATEVSSAIYRNGEPLYAIPNQRLDAHYVQGPLRVSALRGLGAFGNVFALESFMDELALQARQDPWEFRLRHLTDERAKAVIQRTREMIKNEKLGPGEGFGLGFAQYKNQAAYCAVVAKVHVAEEMGTIRALHLWAAIDAGETINPDGLKNQTEGGMIQASSWTLKEEVLFNEQHVTSRQWETYPISRFDEVPAVTVSIIDRPTEKPLGAGEAAQGPTAAALANAVFQACGKRIRSLPIRPEKLVQIKES
- a CDS encoding (2Fe-2S)-binding protein — encoded protein: MEAEFTLHVNGQARTVRVDPATPLLYVLRDDLGLNGPKFGCGLQQCGSCMVLLDTVAWPSCQLPVANVQNAAITTLEGLTRPDGSLHPVQQAFVDEQAAQCGYCLNGMVMSAVALLTVHPKPDDQTIRNALFRVLCRCGVHSRALAAIKKAADSMKS
- a CDS encoding vitamin K epoxide reductase family protein: MNPTQLSDELRNADTPDLNRRRWIVGLSMLGAAAGQIVGLYQTGIIKTLPDPPSGGLFNSPKVDASDYAYKRFDTPDALMMIVSYGITAWLAGAGGKNRATQVPALPIAMGLKTLGDTLTAVKLGQEEWAENKALCFYCQVATVASVASVALAVPEVIRAVKAFGGSNGRAQPA
- a CDS encoding FUSC family protein yields the protein MLQSSPTRRLTAIRAVQRVGGTLIGIGVFELMALAEPSGLGLVALLVLLQAATEVVVARNYALALLFITPLALMNSTAGHVGSSLVPVEGRMLDTLLGAGIALAVFGVGEGLQHLYVKRLHANRKASEVHL
- a CDS encoding class I SAM-dependent methyltransferase; its protein translation is MDLTEAQLTDYQVTGRHPWELARIEVVVQLLKEHIPTITTQKITILDVGCGDTYLIEQLSKKLPLTSFVAVDTAFTEQMLEEYTARFAKANTPIRVFQSLDDAAASLPVPADVVLLLDVIEHISDDVAFLRYLQSSSCITPNTQFFITVPAFQSLFCAHDVFLKHYRRYTNDSLQKAVTQSNLRVVEKGYFFTSLLLPRFIQVLLEKKTKPDSAKGIGAWQENPVKDNLIKGVLLMDFKITYLIKKLGITIPGLSNFIVCKKAV
- a CDS encoding TCR/Tet family MFS transporter; this encodes MAENRKAALGFIFITLLLDVIGFGIIIPVLPTLIRELIGGTLSEAAQYGGWMLFAFAGMQFLFSPVLGNLSDQYGRRPVLLFALFGFGLDYLFLAFAPTVGWLFVGRIIAGITGASFTTASAYIADISPPEKRAQNFGMIGAAFGLGFIIGPVIGGLLGQYGPRVPFIAAAGLTLLNWLYGYFVLPESLAKENRRPFDWKRANAVGSLKQLQRYPVILGLVGSMLLLYIAAHATQSTWSYYTMYKFGWNEKWVGYSLGAVGLMTALVQGLLIRVINPRLGAKRSVLVGMTLYAIGFTLFAFASKGWMMFAFLVPYSLGGIAVPALQGIMSGQVPANEQGELQGALTSLVSATSIVGPPLMTNLFSYFSGPQAPVHFPGAAFLTGAVLTVISTIFVMRSLRNYVAPAAPKPVEALHSEATEA
- a CDS encoding 3'-5' exonuclease codes for the protein MQLVEQALEDGFRLQDIAVLCRRRDSSRRVAKFLKERGYPIISADSLSLEFAEVVNLLVAVFRVLNQPADTLARAEALLLVDKVVRHLPPTPARARHIAELANDEKALPFFDELRALGYDVQERETGNLGLYELTERLIGTFGLLGRNAESEYLFRFLDLTLEFSLRFGNNLNNFLTYWQQKKSSLSINAPAGRDAITITTVHKAKGLAYGVVIVPFADWSLTPHRNTLLWGRLTEEEKPVPEMPPIAVVSQTQALVRTPLAHQYTEELEKTFLEGLNMLYVAFTRPRHRLYAISRRPKPTKSSASRAAEAETPPSDQAKTIAELLHRYLLSTEQWDDERTAYVLADAQHRVPSLKNATATTSNWPLHNLTSTPWEERLRLRRHANTVFDFDDQQIQREWSRKLHYALRRTILASDVERVATHLVAEGLVSTKERPALLTLLSRTVQNPQLAHYFSREVSAETEREILVGGVPRQEYKPDRIVFEPTVGPAPGRVTLLDFRIPPPEPQHRRLLQQYGGLFQQLGYQDIQHVLYYFDSEEVIVF
- a CDS encoding endonuclease domain-containing protein — its product is MFTADSKGWEKTAAFAKEMRSNPTQAENVLWQALRNQKLGEKFRRQHVVNSFIVDFVCIAKMLVVEVDGDVHTEANQAEYDTGRTYDLNQLGYKVLRFSNSQVLNDLPTVLTLIQEALAGLPPRVVSPTPASQLQSSGSPLSAGEGAGG
- a CDS encoding UvrD-helicase domain-containing protein, which translates into the protein MPSTFRIYSSSAGSGKTYQLTKEYLKLALGSDDPAYFKSILAITFTNDAAGEMKERIIGALRRFAYPTAENQEDALLRDIAAELAAEGQFSRLADTPLEQQQELRRRAAATFRLVLYHYADFAVSTIDSFVQRIVQAFTRELGLPATFEVELDGDAVLQSAVALLLDKVNRDPNSALLSRSLADYALSKAEEGRSWNTLPDELVQFGRFLLSEPVHEAVEQLQKMSLQDYRRLHETLRQRREAIEQQVQAVATRALATLDAAGVTEADLYQGKNGVIGYFTKWDERLQPDKEANSYVRATMEQDKWYSGKVKTAADKQRVDAVKSDLTDAFVELETLRATLLPDYVLVSGMMPYLFHVSLLSELSKAVDQLSRERGVVLIAEFNRRIASIVLREPVPFLYERMGERYLHLLIDEFQDTSVLQWNNLLPLVENAVSTGNLSLAVGDAKQAIYRWRGGEMEQILRLHKNETEYLYGRVADDELRGLLEDRYFTLDQALEPQNLNVNYRSAAPIIEFNNSFFEFVSKGHEGLPLVGGIYDEEFWQVSPEGVPHPPAPSPAERGEPDDFNEFSRYH